A DNA window from Drosophila virilis strain 15010-1051.87 chromosome 4, Dvir_AGI_RSII-ME, whole genome shotgun sequence contains the following coding sequences:
- the Klp59D gene encoding kinesin-like protein Klp59C, translating to MELLAIGDKINIRRSDGCIQSARVGLKSIERQIVTVEWTQGSKVKGKEIPWGSVLELNPSLAKVKQKLPLEKKLEQQPKMESKPHNLSGYNMYRKKATNSPYKKRLRAGNRCDGGANSPAVIKPLKPPIHAVLGVVNPAINTELTAVKGTSSTSSVRRCSSVVREVERLKEQRERRRAMQAEQRKEQCALKSKDPGNPNWEVALMVRNYRDQLQLNPLRYLSPRGARVQQITVCVRKRPMSRRELQAKAVDIISVPSRDSLIIHELRNKVDLTKFLEHHKFRFDYTFDEQCSNTLVYEHTARPLIRTMFEGGNATCFAYGQTGSGKTHTMGGEFCGKVQDCTTGIYALAAKDVFAELAKPKYRDMGASITCSYFEIYGSKVFDLLLPDKPMLRVLEDGRQQVVICGLTKMPVTKVEDVLAIIEQGNRERTSGQTSVNIKSSRSHAVFQMGLLMPDQWEPCGKCSFVDLAGNERGADTQSANLQTRREGAEINKSLLALKECIRALSRHSSHLPFRGSKLTQVLRDSFIGGEQNKTCMIAMISPGLSSVENTLNTLRYADRVKELVAKEDDPLEADYDLPVKLDEKNSSIDDDVKHDTESCPESDVSESEDFETDLMDEPRSFVDFNSSQASEGNSSFRKCDSNQDLSDADADVDGDGDGDVDPELGIQISEVVMQHDVLFEFFSNFKMNFEEVLADPTTLDKNLRLSKFLLEAEPTLCELESLVKHAHKLVTTYNSQRYLEDGLDDGQQLSD from the exons ATGGAATTGTTAGCGATTGGCGACAAGATCAATATAAGACGATCCGACGGATGCATACAGTCCGCGAGAGTCGGATTGAAGAGTATCGAGCGACAGATTGTGACCGTTGAATGGACACAGGGCAGCAAGGTTAAAGGTAAGGAAATACCCTGGGGCTCTGTATTGGAGCTGAATCCGTCATTAGCAAAGGTCAAACAGAAATTGCCGTTGGAAAAAAAGTTagagcagcagccaaaaatgGAATCAAAACCGCACAATCTATCCGGCTACAATATGTATCGCAAGAAGGCCACAAACAGTCCATATAAGAAACGCCTGCGCGCCGGCAATCGCTGCGATGGGGGCGCCAATTCGCCGGCCGTTATAAAGCCATTGAAGCCGCCAATTCATGCCGTTTTGGGCGTTGTCAATCCGGCAATTAATACGGAACTGACGGCGGTCAAGGGCACATCGAGCACTTCGAGCGTTCGTCGCTGCTCGAGCGTTGTCCGCGAGGTGGAACGATTGAAGGAACAGCGGGAACGTCGACGCGCCATGCAGGCCGAGCAGCGGAAGGAGCAGTGCGCCCTGAAAAGTAAAGACCCGGGTAATCCCAACTGGGAGGTGGCCCTAATGGTGCGCAATTATCGTGATCAGCTGCAGCTTAATCCGTTGCGCTACTTGAGTCCGCGCGGTGCTCGCGTCCAGCAGATCACCGTCTGCGTGCGGAAGCGTCCAATGAGCCGGCGCGAACTGCAGGCCAAGGCCGTCGACATTATATCGGTGCCCAGCCGTGATTCGCTGATCATTCACGAGCTGCGCAACAAAGTGGATCTGACCAAGTTCTTGGAGCACCACAAGTTTCGTTTTGACTACACCTTCGACGAGCAGTGCAGCAATACTCTGGTCTATGAGCACACAGCGCGTCCATTGATTCGCACCATGTTCGAGGGCGGGAATGCTACCTGTTTTGCCTATGGCCAGACGGGCAGCGGCAAGACGCACACCATGGGCGGCGAGTTCTGTGGAAAGGTGCAGGATTGCACAACGGGCATTTATGCTCTGGCCGCCAAGGATGTGTTCGCCGAGCTGGCCAAGCCGAAATATCGTGATATGGGCGCCAGTATCACGTGCAGTTATTTTGAGATCTACGGCAGTAag GTTTTCGATTTGCTGCTGCCGGACAAACCGATGCTGCGAGTCCTGGAGGATGGTCGCCAACAGGTTGTTATTTGCGGCTTGACCAAAATGCCTGTTACTAAGGTGGAGGATGTGCTGGCCATAATTGAGCAGGGCAATCGGGAGCGTACCTCGGGCCAGACATCTGTGAACATCAAATCTTCACGCTCGCATGCCGTCTTCCAGATGGGCCTGCTCATGCCCGATCAGTGGGAGCCGTGCGGCAAGTGTTCCTTTGTGGATCTGGCTGGTAATGAGCGCGGCGCGGACACACAATCGGCTAATCTGCAGACGCGTCGCGAGGGCGCCGAAATCAATAAGTCGCTGCTGGCGCTGAAGGAATGCATTCGCGCCTTGAGTCGCCATTCGAGTCATTTACCGTTCCGTGGCTCCAAGCTGACGCAGGTGCTGCGGGATTCATTCATTGGCGGCGAGCAGAACAAGACATGCATGATAGCCATGATATCGCCGGGTCTCAGCTCCGTGGAGAATACGCTGAATACGCTGCGCTATGCGGATCGTGTCAAGGAATTGGTGGCCAAGGAAGATGATCCTCTAGAAGCCGACTACGATCTGCCAGTTAAACTTGATGAGAAGAACTCGTCGATTGATGACGATGTCAAGCATGACACAGAGTCTTGTCCGGAGTCTGATGTCTCCGAATCGGAGGATTTTGAAACCGACCTTATGGACGAACCTAGAAGCTTTGTTGACTTCAACTCCAGCCAAGCCTCGGAGGGCAACAGTTCATTTCGTAAATGTGACAGTAATCAAGACCTGAGCGATGCCGACGCCGATGTCGATGGGGATGGCGACGGGGATGTTGACCCCGAACTAGGCATTCAGATATCCGAAGTTGTTATGCAGCACGATGTACTGTTTGAGTTTTTCTCTAATTTCAAGATGAATTTCGAGGAGGTTCTAGCCGATCCCACAACCCTGGACAAGAATTTGCGTCTATCCAAGTTTCTGCTGGAAGCGGAGCCCACTCTATGCGAACTGGAATCCCTTGTGAAGCATGCCCATAAGCTGGTCACCACCTACAATTCTCAGCGATATTTGGAGGATGGACTGGATGACGGACAGCAGCTTTCAGATTAG
- the LOC138911289 gene encoding vacuolar protein-sorting-associated protein 36-like, with amino-acid sequence MSLACSAAQFGFWNSLGGQQQQQQETGSGQQQQQQVEKFEIDSPFGGGIEFIQEQQQQQQQSAGGGQQQQQQTEDELLIRGPFGGGIELELGQQQQQQQQQQNGGGQQQQQQQQENLFEFFG; translated from the coding sequence ATGAGCTTAGCCTGTTCAGCGGCTCAATTTGGATTCTGGAACTCCTTGGgtggacagcagcagcagcagcaggaaacTGGCTCgggacaacagcagcaacagcaggtgGAGAAATTTGAAATAGACAGTCCATTCGGTGGCGGCATCGAATTCATtcaggaacaacaacagcagcaacaacaatcagctgGCGgcggtcagcagcagcagcagcaaacggaGGACGAGCTGCTAATAAGAGGACCCTTTGGCGGCGGCATTGAGCTGGAGCtaggacaacagcaacagcagcagcagcagcagcaaaatggcggtgggcagcaacaacagcagcagcagcaggaaaatctttttgaattttttggaTGA
- the LOC6628064 gene encoding heterogeneous nuclear ribonucleoprotein A1, whose product MRLLLVAFIAVATIASASAQFGFGGGFGDGLQQQQQQQQEGFGGFGGGEQQQQQQQQEGFGGFGGFGGGEQQQEQQQEGFNGFGGGGQEQQQQQQEGFGGFF is encoded by the exons atgagaCTCCTG TTGGTTGCGTTCATTGCGGTAGCCACGATTGCTTCGGCTTCGGCACAGTTTGGTTTTGGAGGAGGCTTTGGTGACGGattacagcagcaacagcagcagcagcaagaaggATTCGGTGGTTTTGGTGGTGgagaacaacagcagcaacagcagcagcaagaaggATTTGGAGGTTTTGGCGGCTTTGGTGGTGgagaacagcagcaggaacagcagcaggaagGCTTCAACGGCTTTGGTGGCGGTggacaagagcaacagcagcagcagcaagaaggATTCGGAGGCTTTTTTTAG